AAGGAACTGTTATCGGCGATGGTCAAATTAAAATCAACCTCGCTCGTGTTGACACACGTTTGCTTCACGGTCAAGTCGCAACTGCTTGGACACCAGATTCAAAAGCTAACCGTATCATCGTTGTTTCAGACAATGTTGCCAAAGATGATATGCGTAAAACTTTGATTGGTCAAGCTGCACCAAATGGTATTTCTGCAAATACCGTCCCAGTCAAGAAAATGATTGAAGTCGCTAAAGACCCACGTTTTGGTGATACTAAAGCTCTTCTTCTTTTCGAAACACCTCAAGATGCACTTGCTGCAGTTGAAGGTGGCGTTCCAATCAAGACTTTGAACATTGGTTCAATGGCTCACTCTGTTGGTAAAACTTATGTTAATAAAGTTTTGTCAATGGACAAAAAAGACTTGGAAACTTTTGAAAAATTGCGTGACTTGGGTGTTGAATTTGATGTACGTAAAGTACCTTCAGACTCAAAAGAAGATTTGTGGAAACTGATTGATTCAGTCCGCGATCAATTGCAATAAATCCCATTTATAAACGAAAGGAATAAGACAAAATGTCTGCTATTACTATTGTCTTGATCATCATCATAGCCTTTTTAGCTGGGCTTGAAGGTATTCTTGACCAATTCCAGTTCCAC
The DNA window shown above is from Lactococcus sp. S-13 and carries:
- a CDS encoding mannose/fructose/sorbose PTS transporter subunit IIB, whose product is MSIGIVIASHGEFAAGIKQSGSMIFGEQEKVQAVTFMPNEGPADLHAKIEEAIATFDAEDEVLVLADLWSGSPFNQASTVMGENPERKIAIITGLNLPMLIQAYTERMMDASAGVEKVVANIIKEAKGGIKALPEELQPAEETAVAAPAAVQSAIPEGTVIGDGQIKINLARVDTRLLHGQVATAWTPDSKANRIIVVSDNVAKDDMRKTLIGQAAPNGISANTVPVKKMIEVAKDPRFGDTKALLLFETPQDALAAVEGGVPIKTLNIGSMAHSVGKTYVNKVLSMDKKDLETFEKLRDLGVEFDVRKVPSDSKEDLWKLIDSVRDQLQ